Genomic window (Candidatus Baltobacteraceae bacterium):
CGGCGGACGGCGTCGGGGATGTCGGTCGTGTACGACGACTCACACGGCAGTGCGGGCGCCGTCGTTTCATAAAACTTTCGCAGCCTCGTCTCGTTGCGCGCAACCATGATGACGCGCTTCACTCGCGGCGCGATCAGGTGCACGCAGGCGCCGCCGATCGAGCCGGTGGCGCCCACGACGACGGCCGTCGATTGCGCCGGGTCCATCTCCATCTCGCGCGCGGCGCGGAAAAAACTTTGGATACCCGCGGCGATGGTCAGCGAGTTTCCCGTCGTTACCGGGATTGGCGAACGCTCGTTGATCGTGATGCCGCCGTCACCGACGACGGCCGTGAAAGCGCCCAAACCGGCGACTTGCGCGCCGCACTCGACGCCCAGGTCGATCGCTTTGAGAATGCGGCCGTACACTTCCTCGCGCGGAAAGTCCATCATTTGCTCGGGCAGCAGCGTTGCCGAAACGAACCAACCCTCGACCTCGCGGCCGTCCGGCGCGCGCACACCCGTCACGTGAACGGCGTTCCACGGCGGCATCCACTCCATGATCTTGCGAACGATCGCGTCCCCTTTGCCCTTGGCTCCCGGTTCGTAACGGGCGATGTCCTCGAGAGAAAGCGGATGCACCACGAAGCAAAATTTGTTCACGCCCGTTTCTCCGCTTCGGCCTTGAGCGCGGCGAGCATCATTTCGCTGTTCTCGCGCACCTTGCGTTGCAAGGTAGGGCCGATGAGCTCGGCCAGAGTCGGTACGCCGAAGTCGAAGTCGACGCCGAGCACGACGTGCGTCATGCCGTCGCGCTCGTCGAACGTCCACGCGCCTTCGAACTTATCGAGATCGCCCTCGAGCAGTTTGTAGTCGATGCGCAGCGCCTCGTCGTTGAACCGGTCCTCCTCGATCCACTCGATCGGTGCTTCTTCGACCAAGGTCTTCCAGCGCGTGACGATATGGTCGGCATGGCGCTCCAAAATCACGACGGTTTCCACGTCGGGCATGAACTGCGGGAAGCGCTCCTGCTCTTTGGCAAGCTCGTAAACCACGCGGGCCGGAGCGGCGATCGCGGTCGAGGTTTCAACATAGGGCATGTGCTACAATTTGCCTAGCTTTTCGTAGGCGGTTTGCACTCCTGCCCGCAGGGCAGCCAAGGCCTTGTCGACCTCTTGCGCGGTCACGACGAGCGGGGGCTCGAGGCGGATGACGCGCTGCAAGTTGAGGGTCCAAGCCGCGGTGACGCCGGCCTTGAGCATCTCAGGGATAATCCAGCCCCCGTAGCCTTCATTGGTGAGTTCGACGCCGACCAGCAGCCCGAGCCCGCGCGCCTCGCGCACGACGTCAGGGAAATCGGCGGCCAGAGCACGCGCGCCGGCAAGCAGCTGTTCGCCGCGCTCGCGCGCCGCATCGGCCAACCGGTCCTCGACGAGCACGTCCATTGCGGCCAGGGCAGCCGCGCATGCGAGCTCGTTGCCGCCGAAGGTCGACGTGTGCAGCAGGGGCGCTTTGCCGAACGCCCGATTCCAGCAGTCGGGACGCGCGATGAATGCGCCGACGGGCATCACGCCGCCTGAGAGTCCTTTCGCGACCGTCATGACGTCGGGAACGACGTCGTCGCGATTGCTCGCAAAGACGTAGCCGCACCGCCCCAATCCGGTTTGCACTTCGTCGGCGACAAAGAGCGCGCCGGTGCGATCGCACGCCTCGCGTACCGCGCGCAGGTATCCCGGCGGCGGCACGTTGACACCGCCCTCGCCTTGCACGGGCTCGACGACGAACGCCGCCGCGTCGGCCAGCGCGTCGTCGAGCATCGACGCATCGCCGTAAGGAACGTGCGCGAATCCTTCGAGCAAGGGTTTGAACGGCGTTTGAAACGTCTCGCGACCGCTCACCGACAACGCGCCCATCGTCTTGCCGTGAAACGCATCGATCGTGCTGACGATGGTCGTGCGTCCGGTGGCCGCGCGTGCGAGTTTGATCGCGCCTTCGATCGCTTCGGTCCCGCTGTTACACCAGAACGAAATGCGCAGATCGCCCGGTGCGAGCTCGGCAAGCCGTTTGGCCGCTCGACCGAGCATCACGTTGAACATCGTCTTGCCGGAGAGCGACATGAGCTCGAGCTGCTTGCGCACCGCTTCGACGACGCGTGGATGCGAATGACCGAGGGTGAAAACGCCGTAACCCCCAGCGAAGTCGAGATACGCCTTGCCGTTTGAATCCCAGATCGTGCAGCCTTGCGCGCGCACTTCGACCGGCGAACCGGACAGCTTCATGACGCGCGCCAGCGGCGGATTCACGAACTGTTTGTAGTTCTCGAATACCTCGGAAACGAGCTCTTGGGGCGACGCCGCGCCGTATAAGTCGTCTTGCGACTCAATCACGCTGCCACCAGCGACGAACTCTCCAAACGTTCGATCGTTTCTTCGATCACGCCGACCGCTTCGCGCGCGCTGTCGATGTGCATGATACGCTCGCGCAGGGTCGCCGCGCCCGGAATGCCTTTGAGATACAGCGCGACGTGCTTGCGCATCTGCGGCACGGCACGCGACTCGCCGAGCTCGTCGACCATCGTATTGTAGTGCACGACGCAAAAGCGTAAGCGATCGGCGGCCGAAGGAAGCGGCTGCGCTTCGCGGCCGTCCATGAGATCGCGAATCTGCGACACCAGCCAGGGATTACCGAGCGTCGCGCGTCCGAGCATGATTGCGTCGACCCCGCTGGTTTGCATGCGCTCCATAGCGACGTGCGGGTCGTCCAGATCGCCGTTGCCGATAACGGGAATGTCGAGCGCCTGCTTCAGCCGAGCGATGTGCTCCCAATCCGCGCTTCCTTTGTAGAACTGCTTCGCGGTGCGCGCGTGCAGCGTTACGGCCTGCACGCCGGCGGCTTCCGCGCGCTTGGCGACGTCGAGATACACGAGCTGACTTTCGCTCCAGCCCAGGCGCATCTTCATCGTCACGGGACAATCGACCGCCGCAACGACGGCGCGCATGATGGCTTCGCAGCGATCGGGATCGCGCAAGCAGGCCGAGCCGCCGTTGGTCTTGGTGACCTTCGGAGCCGGACAGCCGAAGTTGATGTCCACGATGTCGGCCCCGCACTCGCGCACGAGTTTGGCGGCGTTGGCCATCGTCTGCGGATCGTCACCCCAGAGCTGCGTCGAGACGGGTTTCTCGAGACCGTGCTGATCGATCATTTCCATCGTCCGCTTGCTGCCGAACTTGAGCGCGTTCGACGAGACGAATTCGGTCACGGTCAACCCGAACCCAAACGGCTTATAAAGCGCGCGCATGGTGCGGTTCGTCACGCCCGACATGGGCGCGAGAACCAGCAGCGGCCAAACCTGGATCGGACCGATCTTTAAGGGCGGGATGCTCACGGCGAAACCTACTATATCACGGCCGCCAAACCGGGCCCACTACGGGGCCGGCTAGAGCGCGAACGCCGAGAGCGCGACCAGGATGGCGGGCGGCCAGAACGCGTTGCCGCCAAGGCGGTAGAGCGCGAACGTACCGGCGACCGCGCCGGCCAAATAGCACGCCCAAATCGCGGCGTTGGTTCGTCCCTCGAAAGGATGCGGCCGCTTTACTTCTTCGAAGTCCATGACGGCCGACAGCAGCGTTCCGGTAACGAAGGTCGTCGAGACACCGGGCACGCCGGCGCGCACGGCGACGACGCTTTGCATCCCCATGGCCAGCGACAGGAAGGCGACGGCGGGTGCGATCAGCGGTTGCGGCAGCCGATACAGCGCGCCGGCCACGGCAAAACACGCGACAACGAGCACCAGCAACGCGATCGATCGCATCGGCGGCCGTTTCGTTTCGTCGCGTACCGCCGACGACGCTAGGAGAGCCCCCAGAACGAACGCGGCAATCGAGAGCAGCGGCAAGACGATGCCGATACCGCCGGGCAAATGCGCTTTGCCGAGTGCCTGCGCTGCGAGCGCGCCGCCGAGCAGCACGGTATTGCCGGTCATGTTGGCGGTGAACACGCCCAATCCGAAAAATGCGACCGCGTCCACGTATCCGGCGCTCAACGTTAATCCGACGAGCAGCGCGACCGTGCGCGAACTCACACCGATTGCTCGAAGAGCCGCAGTCCCACGAGGCTGAGATGCGGATCGACGGCGTCGACGAGCGGCGTCTGCTTAGCGACGATGTCGGCGAGACCGCCGGTCGCTATCACTTTGGCGTTGCCGCCCAGCTCCGCGCGCATGCGCGAAACGATCGCTTCGGTTTGACCGACGAAGCCGTAGACGATTCCCGATTGCAGCGCCTCGACCGTATTGCGCCCGATCGCGCGCTCGGGCGTTTCCAACGAAACCTGCGGAAGCTTTGCGGTCCGGCCGATCAGCGCGTCGATGGAGATCGTAATGCCCGGAGCGATCGAAACGCCCATGTACTCGCCCTCGGTCGAGATTGCGATAAACGCCGTCGCGGTTCCATAGCTGATAACGATGAGCGGCGCGCCAAAACGATGACGCGCACCGATCGCCGCGGCGACGAGATCGGCGCCCGACTCCGCCGGATACTGCGTTCGCACCGCAATCAACGTCTGATCTTGCGGTTTGAGAAACGAGGGCGCGACTCCGAAGTATCTTCGGCACACCGTTTCGAGCGCCAGATCGAGCTTTGGAACGACGCTGGCGACGACGATCGCGTCGATCGTCTGCGCGTCGACGCCCTCGGCGGAGAACAGCTGTGTGAAAAAGACGCCGTACTCGTCGGCGGTGCGCCGAAGGTCGGTCGCGACCCGCCAGTGGTGCGTTAGCTCGTCGCTGCCTTCAAAGCAGCCCAGCTTCGTTTCGGTGTTGCCGACGTCGATCGCTAACAGCATGTCAGTCCCGCATCAGTTCTTCGACGGCGTCGAGCAGCCGCGCCGCGAGCGTCGCTTTGTCGGCCGAACCGAGATCCCGGCGACCATCTTTTCCCCACAGCAGCGCCAGCGCGTTCTCGCCGGTGCCGAAGCCGCGCTCGCCGGAGACGTCGTTGACGGCAATGGCGTCGAGATGTTTGCGGCGGAGCTTCTCGCGCGCGTTGCGTTCGTGATCGTTGGTTTCGGCGGCGAAGCCGACGAGAAACGTGGCGCCCTTGTGCTCTCCAAGCGCCGCCAGCACGTCGGGATTGCGCACCATGGTCACGGTCAGATCCTCGTCCGACTTCTTCAACTTCACGTCGGACGACGTGGCGGGACGCCAATCGGCAACCGCTGCGGTTGCGACGACGAGATCCGCACCCACCGCGTGCTGCAGCGCCGCATCGTGGAGGTCGCGAGCGGTCGTGACGCGGACGACGCGCGCGCCGGCCGGCGGCTCGAGCATGGTCGGTCCCAACAGCAAGGTGACGTCGGCGCCGCGCAGCACCGCCTCGCGCGCCAGTGCGATGCCCGTGGCGCCGGTCGATGCGTTGCTGACGAAACGAATCGGATCGAAGGCTTCGCGCGTGGGGCCGGCCGTGATGGCGACGCGTTTGCCGGCCAGTGAACGGCGTCGTCGCAACGTGCGCTCGATGGCGTCGAGAATGCGGCCTTCGGACGCGAGGCGCCCGATACCGCTTTCGCGCTCGGCGAGAAATCCGCGTTCGGGATCGACGATCTCGCAGCCGCGTTCCCGCAAGGTCGCGAGATTCGCTTGCGTCGCCGCGTGTTCGTACATTGCCTCGTTCATCGCCGGCGCGACGACGATCGGCACGCGGGCGGCGAGCAGCGCCGTCGTGAGCAAGTCGTCGGCGATTCCGTTGGCGAGCTTTGCGATCACGTTGGCGGTCGCGGGAACGACGACGATGACGTCGGCCTCGCGCACGAGACGAATGTGCGGGATGCGCTCGGGGGCGTCCCACAGCGACGCGTACACCGGACGCGCGGTCAGCGACGAGAACGTCAGCGGCCCGACGAAACGCTCGGCTTGCGCCGTCATGATCACGTCCACCGACGCGCCTCGCTGCACCAGCGTCGACGTTAGCGCCGCTGCCTTATACGCCGCGATGCCGCCGGTAACGCCCAGGAGGATGCGCGCTTGATTCATCGCTCGACGACGATATTATCCAGCAGGCGTGTGGGACCCAAACGCACCGCACCGATCACAAACGCCTTTCCGTCGAGCGCGTCTTTCGGTTCGAACGTCAACGCATCGACGACGTCGAAATAGTCGAGCGTCACCGTAGCGGCCAAGGTCGCACGCGCGCGATCGATCGCCTCGGTTTTCGAAGCGCCGTTTGCGAGCGCATCGTGAAGCTCGCCGAGCGCACGAAACAGGGTGGGCGCGGCTGCGCGCTGCTCGTCGCTCAAGTACGCGTTGCGGCTCGACATCGCCAGACCGTCGCTTTCGCGCACCGTCGGCACCACCTCGACGCGGACGGGCAAATCCAAATCGCGGAAGACGCGGCGCAGTACCGCGGTTTGCTGCGCGTCTTTCTGTCCGAGATAGAGGACGTCGGGGTGCACGACGTGCAGCAGCTTCGTTACGACGGTAGCGACGCCGCGAAAATGCGTCGGCCTCACCGCCCCCTCGAACGTCGTTCCCATCGGTCCGACGTCGACGTAGGTAGAGTATCCCGGAGGATACATCACCGCTTCGTCCGGTGCGAAGAGTACGTCGACACCGGCGTCGTCGAGTTTCTTTCGGTCTCCGTCGAGGTCGCGCGGATACTTGCCCAGATCTTCGTTCGCCCCGAACTGCATCGGATTGACGAACACCGACGCGGCGACCGACGCACACTCTTCGCGCGCGCGGCGCACGAGCGCGAGGTGACCGTCGTGGAGCGCTCCCATGGTCGGTATGAAGCCAAGCGGGCGAGGTAGGACGTCGAAAAACGCACGGGCGTGCGCCACCGTGCTCGCGATCTGCATCGTTACACTTTCAGCTTAAACGCGCGTTACGCGCAGCACCGTCCGGCCGACGATAAACGGCACGCCGATTGGCAGCTGGGCATCCCCGACGACCGGCTGGCCGTTGAGTTTAGTTCCGTTCCGACTTTGGAGATCAGTAAGGAGAACGGAGCCTTCATCGATGCGTAACCGGGCATGCTTTCGAGAGACGTAGCGGTCGAGCGCGATGCACGCCTCGGCAACGGCATCATCGCGCCCGATGGTAATCTCACGATCGAACGGCCAGGTCTTGCCATCGAGCGGGCCGCTCAATACCTCGAGCAGGTACATGGCTGGCAGGCCTTCGAGGAGCCCGTCGGGCGCCTCCTGGTGCGGATCGTTTTGCTGCGCCGAGCGACTATACACAACGCTAACAAATCGCCCCGACCGGACGATTACTCATAGGGTGACGATGAACGACCGGATCGACGAGCTCCTGCACCTCATCGAGGTTGAGCCCGATGCCCTGCGGGAGGCCGAGTTCCTTCAAGCGCAAGCCATTCTCGAGACCTTGGTGGGCAAGACCATCTTGAGCGCGGGCATCGAGGACACCCGGATCGTCATCTCGACGTCGGACGGCAACAAGTATTTCTTCTACGGGTTTTTAGGCGGCGCTCAACAGCAGCACTAGATCGGCGCCTCTTTAGCGTGTGCGATAAAGTCCGCGATCGCTTCTTGATCGTTGGGTGCGTATTGCGTGAACGCAACGCCGTGCGCGTACTGTTTGGTGCTTGCGTCGTAAAACGAGAGCACTATGCGTCCGCGGACCAACAGTTCGCGCTCCTGCCCGGGCAGCGAAAAACGCAGAACGATCGTCTGCCCCGGCGGCAAATCCGTAGGCGTAACGACGCGCATACCGCCACCGCTGAGATCGACCGCTTTACCCGAGAGAATGAGTTCGTGTCCCGGCAGGATGACCGTCGTGGGGAAGTCCGCGTTGACGCGCAAGAACTTGCGCTCGGGTGCTTGTTCGCTTCCGGTACTCACCGAGGCTGATGCTTCTTCGCGCTCCGCGCGGCGCCTCTAATCGATACAGGCTCGGGCGGCAAGCAACGCGCCGAGGTAAGCGTGCGCTGCCGAGACGCCGCCTTGCAGGTAGACGTCGTACGGCGGCCGCAGCGGCGCGTCGCACGAAAGCTCGATCGTCGCGCCCGCGACGAACGCGCCGCTCGACATGATCACCGGATCGGCATAACCCGGAACCGGTCCCGGTTCGGGGCGAAACCGCGCGTTGACGGGAAGCGCGGTTTGTAAACCTGCTGCAAAGCGCGCGACCAGTTCGGGCGAACCAAGCCGAATGGCTTGCACGATATCAGTGCGGCGCTCGCCCGGTTGCGGGTCAACGCCGAAGCCGAGCTCCGCGAACAGCGCAGCTGCGAAATCGAGGCCGCGCAACGACTGCGCGACCACCGACGGTGCAAGGAACAAGCCTTGAACGAAGCTGCGCCCAAAGCCGAGCGTGGGTCCGAGCGCCGCGCCCAGCCCGGGCGCGTACAGCCTCGCTGCGATGCGATCGAGCAGGCGCGCCGGTCCGGCGACATAGCCGCCGGCCGCAGCGATCGATCCGCCCAAGTTTTTGATGAGCGATCCGATCGCGAGATCGGCGCCGGCGTGCGTTGGTTCGCGCTCCTCGACGAGCTCGCCGTAACAGTTGTCGACGACGACGACGGTTTCCGGAGCGTACGTACGTATTGCGGCGCACGCCGTTTCACACTGCGCGACGGAGAGCGACCGGCGCGGCGCGTAGCCGCGCGAACGCTGAACGAAGACGGTCGAAACGCCGCCGCGCCCGATCGCCTCGCGGACTCCCGCGAGATCGATCTCGCTGCCGTCGAGAAGCCGAACTTCTTCATATGCGATCCCTTGGGCGACCAGCGAATACGGCGCGTCGCAGATGGCATTGCGCAACGTGTCGTACGGTCGTCCGGAAATCGACAGCAGCGTCGTCCCCGGCGGGGTACACGCGGCCAGCGCGTTGACGATAGCGTGCGTTCCGCTCACCATAGAGATGCGCGCGAGCGCGCGTTCGGTGCCGAAAATGCGTGCGAGCAGCGACTCGTAGCGAGCGCGAGCCGCGTCGTCGTAACCGTAGCCGGTCGTCCCGGCCAGATCGCTGTCGTCGATGCCCTCGTCGAGAAAGGCTTTTAGCACCGATGCCGCTACCTGACGCTGCGGTTCGTATTCCAGCACGGACACGCGCCGCTCGGCGCGCTCCGCGGCATCGCGCAGGCGTCCGGCAATATCGAACCGCGCGCACAGCTGAGCGATCATGCGGCTCGCCCGACGCCGGTGAGATGCCGCTCGTAGGCGCGCACGAACGGATAGTAAATCGCCAACGCCAGCGCGATGTTGATCAGCGTCAAGGCGATGGCGCGCAGGTCGCCTGTGGCCAAATACGTCGCTACGACCGACGGCACGAACGACGGAACGTAAAACGCCGCACGCGCAACCATTCCCGTCGCGACCGCGGCGTACGTAATCGTCGCCAGCACCATCGGCGCACCGACGAACGGGATGACGAAAAAGGGATTGAACACCACGGGCGCACCGAAGAGCAGCGGATCGTTGACGTTAAACAACGCGGGCAGCAACGTGACGCGGCCGATCTTGCGCAAGTGCGGCACGCGCGACGCGGCCAAGAGCACTGCCAGCGAAAACGTCGCTCCGGCGCCGCCTGGAAACACGAAGAGAAAGAGCGAGACGACCACGATGTACGGCAGCGGGGCGTGCGCGCCCAACGCGTGCGTGTTGGCGATCTGCATCGAAAGATACACGGGCGTTACCACGGCAGCGAGCACCGCGGGGCCGTGAACGCCGGCGGTCCACAACAGCGTCTCGACGATCACGATGATCATCAAGGCAACGTAGCTGTCGCCGAGATGCGCCAAGGGCTGCATCGCGGCCACCATCGCGCCCGCGATGGACACGTGAAGCACCATCGCCGCGGCGAAGAGCGCCGCCGCGGCGGCGGCGCCCAGCCACTGTGCCGGTACGGTATCGGAGAATCGCCGCGCGAGCGAAACGGCGCCGCCGGTTACTCCGCACACGAGGATGGCAAGGAAGAGACCCGACGCGCCGAGCGTACGCAAATAGGCGACGACGTCGTGCGAAAACGGGCGGGGAAGAGCGAAATAAAACGCAAGAACGCTGCCGGCCAGTAATGGGAATCGCGCAGCTCGACTGCGCTGCGCCAGCCGCAGCGCGAGCAGAACCACGAGCGTCGCCGCCATGATACCGAATCCCGGCAAGAACGCGGCCGTCAAACGCAGCGGAAAAGCGACGCCGGCATCCGCGCCCGCGATCGCGCGCGCGATGAAGACCGCAACGAACCCGGCGGCTAAGCCGGCAAAGCTCCATGGAAGCGCTTCGCGCACGGCTGCGACGAACGGCAGCTCGCCCAGCGCATGCAGCTTTGGCGCGACTCGCGCCTCGAAAAACGCAATATTAGAGGCGGCGAACGACGGCCTCCACCCGCCCGACGATCTCGACATCGCTCGCGTAGATTGGCGCCATGTCGCGATTCTCCGGCTGCAAGCGAATGCGGCCGTCCTCGCGGTAGAAGCGTTTCACGGTGGCTTCGCCCTCGAGCATTGCCACGACGACCTCGCCGTTGTCGGCGGTGCGCTGCGGACGGACCAGGATCAGATCGCCGTCCAAGATCGCCGCCTCGATCATGGAATCGCCTTGGACCCGAAGCATGAACGAGTCCGACGCCTTGGGTACGAAGGCCATCGGCAGCACGAACTCCCCTTCCACGTTCTCGGACGCGGTGATCGGCGTGCCGGCCGCGACCTTGCCGATGATCGGAACCACCAGGGCGTCGCGTCCGGCGGAGAACCCGACCTCGGAGCGGAGGGCGCGCGGTTTGGTCGGGTCCCGCGAAATCAGGCCGCGCTTCTCGAGGGCCTTGAGGTGGGCGTGGATCGTCGACGAGGACGAGAGCCCCACACGCTCTCCAATCTCTCGTACCGACGGCGGATAGCCCCGCTCGGACGTGAACTCGCCAATGACCTGCAAGATCCGGCGCTGGCGCTCCGTGGCCGGCTTGTCCGAAAGGGTTCCACCCATAAAAAATCTCCCATGCGACATCAACAATGCCACCCGTATGGCACCATCGTCGTGTATCACCTTATCATATGGAGAGGCTGGAAGGCAAACATACGTTCGAGTAACCCTTGACAGAGCTTGGCAGCCCCATGGTAAAATCTAGTGGACGAACAGGCGTTTGGCACAATATATAGAGGGGAGAGTGGGAAATGTATAGGCACAAAAAGGTCACCCTAATGCCGGTCATCGCGCTGACCGCACTGAGCCTCATGGTCGCTCTTCCGACGCTCGCGAGCACGCGTCTCTACGCGGCAAGCGCACCGCGCTACGCGGTCGTCACGGTCCACCCGGGCGATACGCTGTGGTCGATCGCTGCAGCGCACGCAGGCGACTCCGACGTCCAAGACACGATCGATCGAATAACGGCGACCAACCACCTTCACAACGCCGCGCTACAGCCGGGCGAGAAACTCAGAATCCCGCAATAATGTCATCCCGAGCGTAGCGCCCGAAGGGCGCGAAGTAATGTCATCCCGAGCGTAGGCGCGAAGCGCCGAAGTCGAGGGACGAAGGGCAGGCGCATCGAATCGGTGCGCTTTTTTTATTCCGAACGCCTAGTGTCTTCGGCTCACGACGACGATCGAGTGACCGCTGTGGTCGTCGAGGAACGATAGCCCTTCCATCATCCAGGTGTCGAGACCGCCGCTGGAATGTTTGGTCACCTCGCGCACGACGTGCACGCGGTCTTTAAGCCATTGCAGCTCGGCGCGCGTCGTGGTAGGGAAGATCGCCGTTTCGCAATCTTCGCATTGGTAGCCATATTGCACTGGACCGAAACTAGCCGCTCTTTGCCAGTGAGTCGCTGATCAGCTTGAGATCCGTCTGATAGATCGTCGTGGCATTCCCGCGCACGCCCTGCTCCGAGCGCTGCGTGACGTATTCCTGAATTCCCAGGGGCACCGCGCGCCCGAAGTCGTAGTCGATCTTAGACTGGATGTTAGTTATCTGGCCTTGCGTATCTTGGCGTTTGATGTTGCGAACTTCGTCGATCGTCATGAGCTTTCCGTCGGTGTGCACGATGGTATAATCGGACTTGAGCCTCTCGCCGCCGTTAGTGGTGTCGTATCCCCAATGCTTCTTGGCATCGAGAATGTTTGGATCGACGAAGTTCTGCGCCATAAAGCGCAGCAGCGTGTACTCCTCGGGATTAACGGTCTTATTTGGGTCGCAGACGACTTCCGTGCTGGCATAAACTACGCACGTCGCCGGCGGAGCTTTCCGCGTCGTTTCCGCGTTCTCACTAATGACGACGATCAGCCCTTTATCCGGCTGCTCCCGCATGACGTCGACGACCATCGTCCCCTTGTCGCCGAGGGCGCCCTTGTAATCGCTGATGCCGGAGCCGGCGTTGGGCATGATATTACCGCTAGCGTCGGTATGATAGGTGGAGGAATCGCTTGCAGCGACGCTTTGCGTCGATCCATACGTAAACGAATAGACGAGATGACGCATCGGCGTGTCCGCCAATGCGGGGATCGTGGCCGAGCTCGCAAAGAGAAGTATCGCACATACTGCTAACGGACGCATCTTATTTATTACACTCCGAAAGGACGTTGGTGATGCTGGTTCCAGCCGCATTCTCGCGTTTGGCGGTCTCTGCTTGCACCCAATGTAAACCGTCGACGATGCGGGTCAGCGGGTTATAACCCACGGCTAACCCGGGGATAGCTGCGAGATCGACGTCGTACGGACTCTGTTGAATGCCCGGCGCATTAGGATCCTGAAGCGGCCCCGGCGTTACCGAAATGAGCGGCTTGGTAGCCGAAATATCGGTTTGCGACAAATCGGCGATGTACTCTTGGCCGGCGTGCTGCAGTTCGCCCATCTGCTGCGTGGCAACGAAGCCGTTGATGAGATCGAGCGAAGCATTTTGGTACGCGATCGTTTCCATGAGCTGGCTTTTGATTTGCTGCAGCTTCTTGTCGTCGGTCGGATTACCGGTGGGCTCGGTCATCTCGGCCGCAGTCAATAGCTTCTGCGCCGAGATGATATTCTGCGCGATCGGGCTGACCAGATACGACATCTTCTGCAGCGCCATGCTCGTCTCGGGCGATTGATTGTACGCCGAATCGGGCCCGGGAGCACCGTTTGAAAAGTTTGCTGCCCCCTTATCTTGTGCGCTGAACGCACCGCGCGCGTAACGGGCGAAGAGCGGCGGGCTTTTCGCGATCGTCTTGTCGTTTTCGAGAATCATCGCGACGGCCGGCCGAACGTGGTCGCGCAGCTTCGCGCAAAGCGGCGTCGTTACCACGCGATAGATTTGCGGCGGCGGCGTGCC
Coding sequences:
- a CDS encoding SRPBCC family protein, which produces MPYVETSTAIAAPARVVYELAKEQERFPQFMPDVETVVILERHADHIVTRWKTLVEEAPIEWIEEDRFNDEALRIDYKLLEGDLDKFEGAWTFDERDGMTHVVLGVDFDFGVPTLAELIGPTLQRKVRENSEMMLAALKAEAEKRA
- a CDS encoding aspartate aminotransferase family protein, translating into MIESQDDLYGAASPQELVSEVFENYKQFVNPPLARVMKLSGSPVEVRAQGCTIWDSNGKAYLDFAGGYGVFTLGHSHPRVVEAVRKQLELMSLSGKTMFNVMLGRAAKRLAELAPGDLRISFWCNSGTEAIEGAIKLARAATGRTTIVSTIDAFHGKTMGALSVSGRETFQTPFKPLLEGFAHVPYGDASMLDDALADAAAFVVEPVQGEGGVNVPPPGYLRAVREACDRTGALFVADEVQTGLGRCGYVFASNRDDVVPDVMTVAKGLSGGVMPVGAFIARPDCWNRAFGKAPLLHTSTFGGNELACAAALAAMDVLVEDRLADAARERGEQLLAGARALAADFPDVVREARGLGLLVGVELTNEGYGGWIIPEMLKAGVTAAWTLNLQRVIRLEPPLVVTAQEVDKALAALRAGVQTAYEKLGKL
- the dusB gene encoding tRNA dihydrouridine synthase DusB, with the translated sequence MSIPPLKIGPIQVWPLLVLAPMSGVTNRTMRALYKPFGFGLTVTEFVSSNALKFGSKRTMEMIDQHGLEKPVSTQLWGDDPQTMANAAKLVRECGADIVDINFGCPAPKVTKTNGGSACLRDPDRCEAIMRAVVAAVDCPVTMKMRLGWSESQLVYLDVAKRAEAAGVQAVTLHARTAKQFYKGSADWEHIARLKQALDIPVIGNGDLDDPHVAMERMQTSGVDAIMLGRATLGNPWLVSQIRDLMDGREAQPLPSAADRLRFCVVHYNTMVDELGESRAVPQMRKHVALYLKGIPGAATLRERIMHIDSAREAVGVIEETIERLESSSLVAA
- a CDS encoding YoaK family protein, whose protein sequence is MSSRTVALLVGLTLSAGYVDAVAFFGLGVFTANMTGNTVLLGGALAAQALGKAHLPGGIGIVLPLLSIAAFVLGALLASSAVRDETKRPPMRSIALLVLVVACFAVAGALYRLPQPLIAPAVAFLSLAMGMQSVVAVRAGVPGVSTTFVTGTLLSAVMDFEEVKRPHPFEGRTNAAIWACYLAGAVAGTFALYRLGGNAFWPPAILVALSAFAL
- a CDS encoding type III pantothenate kinase, whose product is MLLAIDVGNTETKLGCFEGSDELTHHWRVATDLRRTADEYGVFFTQLFSAEGVDAQTIDAIVVASVVPKLDLALETVCRRYFGVAPSFLKPQDQTLIAVRTQYPAESGADLVAAAIGARHRFGAPLIVISYGTATAFIAISTEGEYMGVSIAPGITISIDALIGRTAKLPQVSLETPERAIGRNTVEALQSGIVYGFVGQTEAIVSRMRAELGGNAKVIATGGLADIVAKQTPLVDAVDPHLSLVGLRLFEQSV
- the coaBC gene encoding bifunctional phosphopantothenoylcysteine decarboxylase/phosphopantothenate--cysteine ligase CoaBC yields the protein MNQARILLGVTGGIAAYKAAALTSTLVQRGASVDVIMTAQAERFVGPLTFSSLTARPVYASLWDAPERIPHIRLVREADVIVVVPATANVIAKLANGIADDLLTTALLAARVPIVVAPAMNEAMYEHAATQANLATLRERGCEIVDPERGFLAERESGIGRLASEGRILDAIERTLRRRRSLAGKRVAITAGPTREAFDPIRFVSNASTGATGIALAREAVLRGADVTLLLGPTMLEPPAGARVVRVTTARDLHDAALQHAVGADLVVATAAVADWRPATSSDVKLKKSDEDLTVTMVRNPDVLAALGEHKGATFLVGFAAETNDHERNAREKLRRKHLDAIAVNDVSGERGFGTGENALALLWGKDGRRDLGSADKATLAARLLDAVEELMRD
- the panC gene encoding pantoate--beta-alanine ligase — encoded protein: MQIASTVAHARAFFDVLPRPLGFIPTMGALHDGHLALVRRAREECASVAASVFVNPMQFGANEDLGKYPRDLDGDRKKLDDAGVDVLFAPDEAVMYPPGYSTYVDVGPMGTTFEGAVRPTHFRGVATVVTKLLHVVHPDVLYLGQKDAQQTAVLRRVFRDLDLPVRVEVVPTVRESDGLAMSSRNAYLSDEQRAAAPTLFRALGELHDALANGASKTEAIDRARATLAATVTLDYFDVVDALTFEPKDALDGKAFVIGAVRLGPTRLLDNIVVER
- a CDS encoding FHA domain-containing protein, with product MYLLEVLSGPLDGKTWPFDREITIGRDDAVAEACIALDRYVSRKHARLRIDEGSVLLTDLQSRNGTKLNGQPVVGDAQLPIGVPFIVGRTVLRVTRV
- a CDS encoding PilZ domain-containing protein, which gives rise to MSTGSEQAPERKFLRVNADFPTTVILPGHELILSGKAVDLSGGGMRVVTPTDLPPGQTIVLRFSLPGQERELLVRGRIVLSFYDASTKQYAHGVAFTQYAPNDQEAIADFIAHAKEAPI